One segment of Megachile rotundata isolate GNS110a chromosome 4, iyMegRotu1, whole genome shotgun sequence DNA contains the following:
- the LOC100877399 gene encoding scoloptoxin SSD14 isoform X1, translating to MSLFKLWRVHVTVTSRKMLREHETNAQARSQLVVQCRDDAVNVSHGSRRPIIIVNTNEMVRKSLKRDRNRCKKNRRPVTQRKNMTSSPSSSTSSAYAIADDVSQYYSNDKQNFLESDEVGTVRLLRSYSPHRKTRGFFARLIVDKSYINTKTIIIGSIVLATVILAIIAICTVYGSNKDVEIQETEEVPPDPETALPPSASKLRVFKRGAVCADGAPCAVVGKSILEKNGSAVDAAIAAMICNGLVNMQSMGIGGGFFMTIYDRASKRAYTLTARDRAPLAANATMYEGKPQKASFIGPLAIAVPGEVAGYWEAHQRFGKLPWADLFRPTIELCEEGYNLTKVQHDGFRFNQMSIHGDRVLKELFVDPKTNDFYKPGTIIKPKVLCKTLRVIAEKGASELYNGTLGKLLVQDLQEQGAIITMKDLNSYRTTWNEPLQTNLSNGMKVFTVGMPASGALFSYILNIFDELNFKPDDIANYNQTTLTYHRMIETFKYAYALRNDMADKDFVDMEGLTKNLTSRSYARETRMKIDDHKTWNDPAHYGSVTLSSAKDQGTAHVSVLAPNGDAVSATSTINFYFGSGVVSESTGILLNNAMNDFGIPSTVSYFGIPPSPNNYIAPGKRPLSSMVPSIFVDSNDDVKMVIGASGGTKITTTVSQIAAKIIWMGQTVKEAVDAPRIHHQLYPAEVAYEYGVLKQVIDGLKRIGHKTSRYRVRGSTACVIFVGNDTTVYANADFRKGGDVYGLD from the exons ATGTCGTTATTTAAATTGTGGCGAGTACACGTGACTGTGACATCGAGAAAAATGTTGCGCGAACATGAAACGAACGCGCAAGCCCGAAGTCAGCTGGTTGTTCAATGTCGGGACGATGCGGTTAACGTTTCGCACGGTTCTCGACGACCGATTATCATCGTCAATACGAACGAAATGGTTCGTAAGTCATTAAAACGGGATCGGAATAGGTGCAAGAAAAATCGTCGACCAGTTACA CAGAGAAAAAACATGACGTCGTCGCCATCGTCTAGCACCAGTTCCGCCTATGCCATTGCCGACGATGTTAGTCAATATTATAGCAACGATAAACAAAATTTCCTCGAATCGGACGAGGTCGGAACCGTTCGGCTTTTGCGCTCCTATTCGCCCCATCGAAAAACGAGAGGATTCTTTGCAAGGCTTATAGTCGACAA GTCATACATAAACACGAAAACAATAATAATAGGCAGCATAGTATTAGCAACAGTGATCCTAGCGATAATAGCGATATGCACCGTTTATGGATCGAACAAAGacgtagaaattcaagaaaccgaagaagtccCGCCAGACCCAGAAACAGCGTTGCCTCCTTCGGCGAGTAAACTAAGAGTTTTTAAACGTGGGGCAGTTTGTGCGGACGGTGCTCCATGTGCCGTTGTCGGCAA GTCAATTTTAGAGAAGAATGGCTCGGCCGTGGACGCCGCAATAGCCGCAATGATCTGCAACGGGCTGGTGAATATGCAGAGCATGGGCATTGGAGGCGGATTTTTTATGACGATTTACGATAGGGCTAGCAAGCGTGCTTACACTTTGACCGCGAGAGATCGTGCACCTCTAGCTGCCAATGCCACGATGTACGAAGGAAAACCGCAGAAGGCCTCCTTCATtg GTCCCTTGGCTATCGCCGTTCCTGGAGAAGTGGCAGGATACTGGGAGGCTCACCAACGTTTCGGTAAATTACCATGGGCCGACTTATTCAGACCCACGATCGAATTATGCGAGGAGGGATACAACCTGACGAAAGTACAACACGACGGTTTTAGATTTAATCAAATGAGTATCCACGGTGATCGCGTATTGAA GGAGCTGTTTGTCGATCCGAAAACGAACGACTTCTATAAACCAGGCACGATCATTAAACCGAAAGTACTTTGTAAAACTTTACGAGTGATCGCGGAGAAAGGCGCTTCGGAGCTGTATAATGGCACCTTGGGCAAGCTGCTCGTGCAAGATTTGCAAGAACAAGGAGCGATTATAACGATGAAGGACTTGAACAGTTACAG gaCTACCTGGAACGAGCCCCTTCAAACTAATCTCTCTAACGGAATGAAGGTCTTCACCGTTGGCATGCCTGCTAGCGGAGCTCTCTTTTCgtacattttaaatatcttcgacgaattaaattttaaacccGACGATATAGCCAACTACAACCAAACCACTCTCACGTACCATCGAATGATAGAAACCTTCAAGTACGCTTACGCGCTGAGGAACGATATGGCCGATAAAGATTTTGTGGACATGGAAGGA CTGACGAAGAACTTAACGTCGAGGAGCTACGCTCGCGAAACAAGAATGAAGATTGACGATCATAAAACGTGGAACGATCCAGCTCATTATGGGTCTGTTACGTTAAGTAGCGCGAAAGATCAGGGAACTGCGCATGTTTCGGTATTGGCACCGAACGGAGACGCAGTATCTGCTACCAGCACGATTAATTTCTA TTTCGGAAGCGGAGTAGTCAGCGAGAGCACCGGTATATTATTAAACAACGCGATGAACGATTTCGGTATACCGTCAACAGTGAGTTATTTCGGTATTCCTCCAAGTCCGAACAATTACATAGCCCCTGGAAAACGACCTTTGTCGTCGATGGTGCCGTCCATCTTCGTCGACTCGAACGACGACGTGAAAATGGTTATCGGTGCCTCGGGTGGCACCAAGATTACCACGACGGTTTCTCAA ATAGCGGCCAAGATAATATGGATGGGACAAACGGTGAAGGAAGCGGTGGACGCTCCAAGAATACATCATCAGCTGTACCCCGCCGAGGTGGCGTACGAATATGGCGTGCTGAAACAGGTGATCGATGGTTTGAAGAGGATCGGTCATAAAACTTCGCGGTACAGAGTTCGCGGTAGTACAGCGTGCGTGATTTTCGTCGGCAATGACACGACGGTGTACGCGAACGCGGACTTTCGCAAGGGCGGAGACGTTTATGGACTCGATTGA
- the LOC100877399 gene encoding scoloptoxin SSD14 isoform X2, whose protein sequence is MKMTRRSSLAEIEDARKRRRSYINTKTIIIGSIVLATVILAIIAICTVYGSNKDVEIQETEEVPPDPETALPPSASKLRVFKRGAVCADGAPCAVVGKSILEKNGSAVDAAIAAMICNGLVNMQSMGIGGGFFMTIYDRASKRAYTLTARDRAPLAANATMYEGKPQKASFIGPLAIAVPGEVAGYWEAHQRFGKLPWADLFRPTIELCEEGYNLTKVQHDGFRFNQMSIHGDRVLKELFVDPKTNDFYKPGTIIKPKVLCKTLRVIAEKGASELYNGTLGKLLVQDLQEQGAIITMKDLNSYRTTWNEPLQTNLSNGMKVFTVGMPASGALFSYILNIFDELNFKPDDIANYNQTTLTYHRMIETFKYAYALRNDMADKDFVDMEGLTKNLTSRSYARETRMKIDDHKTWNDPAHYGSVTLSSAKDQGTAHVSVLAPNGDAVSATSTINFYFGSGVVSESTGILLNNAMNDFGIPSTVSYFGIPPSPNNYIAPGKRPLSSMVPSIFVDSNDDVKMVIGASGGTKITTTVSQIAAKIIWMGQTVKEAVDAPRIHHQLYPAEVAYEYGVLKQVIDGLKRIGHKTSRYRVRGSTACVIFVGNDTTVYANADFRKGGDVYGLD, encoded by the exons ATGAAAATGACGAGAAGGAGCAGCTTGGCGGAAATCGAAGATGCACGAAAGCGACGAAG GTCATACATAAACACGAAAACAATAATAATAGGCAGCATAGTATTAGCAACAGTGATCCTAGCGATAATAGCGATATGCACCGTTTATGGATCGAACAAAGacgtagaaattcaagaaaccgaagaagtccCGCCAGACCCAGAAACAGCGTTGCCTCCTTCGGCGAGTAAACTAAGAGTTTTTAAACGTGGGGCAGTTTGTGCGGACGGTGCTCCATGTGCCGTTGTCGGCAA GTCAATTTTAGAGAAGAATGGCTCGGCCGTGGACGCCGCAATAGCCGCAATGATCTGCAACGGGCTGGTGAATATGCAGAGCATGGGCATTGGAGGCGGATTTTTTATGACGATTTACGATAGGGCTAGCAAGCGTGCTTACACTTTGACCGCGAGAGATCGTGCACCTCTAGCTGCCAATGCCACGATGTACGAAGGAAAACCGCAGAAGGCCTCCTTCATtg GTCCCTTGGCTATCGCCGTTCCTGGAGAAGTGGCAGGATACTGGGAGGCTCACCAACGTTTCGGTAAATTACCATGGGCCGACTTATTCAGACCCACGATCGAATTATGCGAGGAGGGATACAACCTGACGAAAGTACAACACGACGGTTTTAGATTTAATCAAATGAGTATCCACGGTGATCGCGTATTGAA GGAGCTGTTTGTCGATCCGAAAACGAACGACTTCTATAAACCAGGCACGATCATTAAACCGAAAGTACTTTGTAAAACTTTACGAGTGATCGCGGAGAAAGGCGCTTCGGAGCTGTATAATGGCACCTTGGGCAAGCTGCTCGTGCAAGATTTGCAAGAACAAGGAGCGATTATAACGATGAAGGACTTGAACAGTTACAG gaCTACCTGGAACGAGCCCCTTCAAACTAATCTCTCTAACGGAATGAAGGTCTTCACCGTTGGCATGCCTGCTAGCGGAGCTCTCTTTTCgtacattttaaatatcttcgacgaattaaattttaaacccGACGATATAGCCAACTACAACCAAACCACTCTCACGTACCATCGAATGATAGAAACCTTCAAGTACGCTTACGCGCTGAGGAACGATATGGCCGATAAAGATTTTGTGGACATGGAAGGA CTGACGAAGAACTTAACGTCGAGGAGCTACGCTCGCGAAACAAGAATGAAGATTGACGATCATAAAACGTGGAACGATCCAGCTCATTATGGGTCTGTTACGTTAAGTAGCGCGAAAGATCAGGGAACTGCGCATGTTTCGGTATTGGCACCGAACGGAGACGCAGTATCTGCTACCAGCACGATTAATTTCTA TTTCGGAAGCGGAGTAGTCAGCGAGAGCACCGGTATATTATTAAACAACGCGATGAACGATTTCGGTATACCGTCAACAGTGAGTTATTTCGGTATTCCTCCAAGTCCGAACAATTACATAGCCCCTGGAAAACGACCTTTGTCGTCGATGGTGCCGTCCATCTTCGTCGACTCGAACGACGACGTGAAAATGGTTATCGGTGCCTCGGGTGGCACCAAGATTACCACGACGGTTTCTCAA ATAGCGGCCAAGATAATATGGATGGGACAAACGGTGAAGGAAGCGGTGGACGCTCCAAGAATACATCATCAGCTGTACCCCGCCGAGGTGGCGTACGAATATGGCGTGCTGAAACAGGTGATCGATGGTTTGAAGAGGATCGGTCATAAAACTTCGCGGTACAGAGTTCGCGGTAGTACAGCGTGCGTGATTTTCGTCGGCAATGACACGACGGTGTACGCGAACGCGGACTTTCGCAAGGGCGGAGACGTTTATGGACTCGATTGA
- the LOC100883779 gene encoding uncharacterized protein LOC100883779 — MVPWAFGVPLVLVSALGLLLNGYVLLVVLGLSKQTQQQQTANTLLLIHLGAVEAAVCLILLIFTTGSWPIAGTWCVLHGFLLALLHPVALWTVTGLNCDRYYAIAAPLHYAALVSPRRVAVGLAASWTGALFLCVLPFWGLVPPYRYSPGLGCCAPDFGNDSWGLAAVLYGAVYAILGLALPAVLVTVCNLRVLGIARYHRHRIASAIYEVTLSAQVTITHQRNPFFVPTVTAPSAVSPPRFHSAASTVMQLVGSLYLLYFPYCGLILWEVCGVGNQPHFYDHPKLASLASLLLACSPPINGLLYGLKSQTLRRSVQNYWRKKATKSELQHEIQARTPSAAGSRRPSGSGTGSFFPFPPLQRRLSEALLALGSCRTGNSFDSNNLGFHRGRLQPAASCNTLRVPTSESGESSKLVRSSASAASLMGPHYRSDFIGTDASTGCSIAMNETPRRSPRILITRACSEESQDGGSPLLRKPFLANALPCDKRRWRHCSTGSDSSTGSSEASVWTTGVAQKLAKANAKHASDMWPASRRFARGKNLEEGAVLVNARPSNNSESSDTTDTTATTTTTTMPTKPLSLENGCYREKQKEEMNGRKKERERSESDNSWSSVDEIESKEMAEKCMEEDNPENIEEEAEEEKCKQLRRKSKTIRKADVPQDCKETAQRRPLLTSSS, encoded by the exons ATGGTCCCTTGGGCCTTCGGCGTGCCTCTCGTCCTTGTTTCTGCTCTGGGTCTTCTTCTCAACGGTTACGTTCTACTCGTCGTTCTTGGATTGAGCAAACAG ACGCAGCAGCAACAGACCGCAAATACTTTATTGTTGATACACTTGGGCGCTGTGGAGGCAGCTGTGTGTCTGATATTACTGATCTTTACTACTGGTTCCTGGCCAATCGCCGGCACCTGGTGCGTTCTTCACGGCTTCCTTTTGGCTCTTTTACATCCGGTCGCTCTTTGGACTGTTACTGGATTAAATTGTGACAG GTATTACGCGATCGCTGCACCGCTGCATTACGCTGCATTGGTCTCGCCAAGACGCGTTGCAGTTGGATTGGCTGCATCTTGGACAGGCGCCCTGTTTTTGTGCGTGTTGCCTTTCTGGGGCCTCGTACCACCTTACAG ATACAGTCCAGGACTAGGCTGCTGCGCCCCGGATTTCGGCAACGATTCCTGGGGTTTAGCGGCCGTTCTCTACGGGGCAGTTTACGCGATCCTGGGGCTGGCATTGCCCGCCGTTCTGGTGACCGTGTGCAATTTGCGAGTGCTCGGCATAGCCCGTTATCACCGTCACCGCATCGCGAGCGCAATTTACGAAGTCACCTTGAGCGCCCAGGTGACCATCACCCATCAGCGGAACCCATTTTTCGTACCGACTGTCACGGCACCTTCTGCTGTCAGCCCGCCACGCTTCCACAGCGCGGCCAGCACG GTAATGCAACTGGTCGGTTCGTTGTATTTGCTTTATTTCCCGTACTGTGGTCTGATTCTTTGGGAGGTTTGCGGTGTCGGGAATCAACCGCATTTCTACGATCATCCAAAACTGGCCTCGTTGGCCTCTCTTTTGCTGGCTTGTTCTCCGCCCATCAACGGACTTCTATACGGCTTGAAATCGCAGACTCTGAGGAGATCCGTGCAGAATTATTGGCGGAAAAAGGCGACCAAGTCGGAGCTTCAACAC GAGATCCAAGCAAGGACACCGAGCGCCGCCGGATCGAGAAGGCCCTCCGGAAGTGGCACAGGTTCCTTCTTCCCGTTCCCGCCATTACAACGAAGACTCAGCGAGGCGCTATTGGCATTGGGTTCCTGCAGAACCGGAAACAGTTTCGACAGTAACAACCTCGGTTTCCATCGAGGAAGACTACAGCCTGCCGCCTCGTGCAATACTCTCCGAGTACCGACTTCCGAATCGG GTGAAAGTAGCAAATTGGTGAGGTCGAGCGCGAGCGCAGCCAGTCTGATGGGTCCACATTACAGAAGCGATTTTATCGGCACTGACGCGAGCACCGGATGTTCGATAGCCATGAACGAAACACCAAGGAGAAGCCCAAGGATCCTCATAACGCGAGCGTGCAGCGAGGAGAGCCAAGACGGAGGAAGTCCGTTGCTGAGGAAACCGTTTCTCGCAAACGCTCTTCCATGCGATA AACGGAGATGGCGACATTGCAGTACCGGAAGCGATAGCAGTACCGGAAGCAGCGAGGCGAGCGTATGGACTACGGGCGTTGCTCAAAAACTTGCTAAGGCGAATGCGAAACACGCGTCGGATATGTGGCCAGCGTCGCGAAGATTCGCGCGTGGAAAAAATTTAGAGGAAGGAGCAGTTTTGGTGAATGCTAGACCCAGCAATAACAGCGAAAGCAGTGATACTACGGACACTACGGCCACTACTACCACCACGACAATGCCTACGAAACCTCTTTCCCTG GAGAACGGGTGTTACCGAGAGAAGCAGAAAGAAGAAATGAACGGCAGGAAGAAAGAAAGGGAGCGTAGCGAGAGCGACAACAGTTGGAGCAGCGTGGACGAGATCGAGTCGAAGGAAATGGCGGAGAAATGCATGGAGGAGGATAATCCCGAGAACATCGAGGAGGAGGCAGAAGAAGAAAAGTGCAAGCAATTGAGGCGGAAATCGAAAACGATTCGCAAGGCGGACGTTCCTCAGGATTGCAAGGAGACCGCGCAACGCAGGCCACTTCTCACCTCGTCATCCTAA